The Geobacter sp. AOG2 genome includes a window with the following:
- a CDS encoding YdcF family protein, translating to MNIIKAFITLVIILLIVIAVLFIDFTYKTFSYRQRPVKGDAIVVLAGGKGRVEEGVRLYREQRGRHLFLIGVDPSVRKGDLYRPQAGDPSSEGVVLEKASRNTLENAIYGRDVIMRADVRSIVLITSRYHMKRAAILFRNALPKDVAIYPYPVDSKNLKEAWWSHGGSFHLLFSEFYKYCMFRFFFLLVPGELRDGILPGTSGG from the coding sequence ATGAATATCATCAAAGCCTTCATAACCCTCGTCATTATCCTGCTCATCGTCATTGCGGTATTGTTCATCGATTTTACCTACAAGACCTTTTCGTACCGTCAGCGGCCGGTCAAGGGCGACGCCATTGTGGTGCTGGCCGGCGGCAAGGGAAGGGTCGAGGAGGGGGTACGGCTGTACCGGGAACAGCGGGGACGGCACCTTTTTCTGATCGGAGTGGATCCTTCCGTCCGCAAGGGAGACCTGTATCGCCCCCAGGCCGGCGACCCCTCGTCAGAAGGTGTTGTGCTGGAAAAGGCCTCCCGCAACACCCTGGAAAACGCTATCTATGGTCGCGACGTCATCATGCGCGCTGATGTCCGCTCCATCGTTCTGATCACCTCGCGCTACCACATGAAGCGGGCGGCAATCCTGTTTCGCAACGCGCTGCCCAAGGATGTGGCCATCTACCCCTATCCGGTGGACAGCAAAAATCTAAAGGAGGCTTGGTGGAGCCATGGTGGCAGTTTCCATCTGCTGTTCAGCGAATTTTACAAATACTGCATGTTTCGTTTTTTCTTCCTGCTGGTGCCTGGCGAACTCCGCGACGGTATCCTGCCCGGCACTTCCGGCGGCTGA
- the thrC gene encoding threonine synthase produces MRYLSTRGGIQPITFKDAVMMGLATDGGLLLPESYPTITPEQLDAWRQLSYPELAFEIISRFADDIPPVDLKTLINRSYTTFAHPEVTPVVRQNGVYILELFHGVTLAFKDVALQFLGNLFEYILSERGQHLNIVGATSGDTGSAAIHGVRGKKGINIFIMHPHGKTSPVQALQMTTVTDANVHNIAIRGTFDDCQDMVKALFNNLEFKEKYALGAVNSINWARVLAQVVYYVYAWLRVTEAGAAPVSFSVPTGNFGDIFAGYVAKRMGLPIEKLLLATNENNILTRFINQGDYSLAGVVSTVSPSMDIQVASNFERYLFHLFGENPARVRAAFTELKDMGRISFGNDEMAQVRRDFCSMSVDQAQTLDTIGSFYRETGYLLDPHTAVGVRAALEQLPDNALRVCLATAHPAKFGEAVEKAIGAPPPVPPAVAALEGMPTRCKVMDADLAAVREFIVATIG; encoded by the coding sequence ATGCGTTACCTCAGCACGCGCGGCGGCATTCAACCGATCACCTTCAAGGATGCCGTCATGATGGGTTTGGCTACCGATGGCGGCCTGCTCCTGCCCGAATCCTATCCTACGATCACCCCGGAGCAACTGGACGCCTGGCGGCAGCTCTCCTATCCTGAGTTGGCCTTCGAGATCATCTCCCGTTTTGCGGATGATATCCCGCCTGTCGACCTGAAGACGTTGATAAATCGTTCTTACACGACCTTCGCCCACCCCGAGGTGACACCGGTGGTCAGACAGAACGGCGTCTACATCCTGGAGCTGTTCCACGGCGTGACCTTGGCTTTTAAGGACGTCGCTCTGCAGTTCCTAGGCAATCTGTTTGAATATATCCTGAGCGAGCGAGGTCAACACCTGAATATTGTCGGGGCAACTTCGGGAGATACCGGCAGCGCAGCCATTCACGGCGTACGCGGCAAAAAGGGAATCAACATATTTATTATGCACCCCCATGGCAAGACTTCACCGGTGCAGGCCCTTCAGATGACCACCGTCACTGATGCCAATGTCCACAACATCGCCATTCGCGGCACCTTTGACGACTGTCAGGATATGGTCAAGGCACTCTTCAATAACCTGGAGTTCAAGGAAAAATACGCCCTTGGTGCGGTCAACTCCATCAACTGGGCTCGAGTGCTGGCCCAGGTGGTCTACTACGTCTATGCCTGGCTGCGGGTAACGGAAGCTGGTGCGGCCCCGGTTAGCTTCTCGGTTCCCACCGGCAACTTTGGCGACATTTTTGCCGGTTACGTGGCCAAGCGCATGGGGCTGCCCATCGAAAAACTCCTGCTTGCCACCAACGAAAATAATATCCTGACCCGCTTCATCAATCAGGGGGATTACTCCCTGGCAGGTGTGGTCTCCACCGTGTCTCCTTCCATGGATATCCAGGTGGCGTCCAATTTTGAACGCTACCTGTTCCATCTTTTTGGTGAGAATCCCGCTCGGGTACGGGCCGCATTTACCGAGTTAAAAGACATGGGTAGGATCTCATTCGGTAATGACGAGATGGCCCAGGTTCGTCGCGACTTTTGTTCAATGTCGGTGGATCAGGCGCAGACGTTGGATACCATCGGCTCCTTCTACAGGGAGACCGGCTATCTGCTCGATCCGCATACTGCCGTGGGGGTGCGCGCAGCCCTGGAACAGCTTCCCGACAATGCTCTGCGCGTGTGTCTTGCCACGGCCCATCCCGCAAAGTTCGGTGAAGCGGTGGAAAAGGCTATCGGCGCGCCGCCCCCGGTTCCTCCTGCTGTTGCAGCTCTGGAGGGTATGCCGACTCGCTGCAAGGTAATGGATGCTGACCTGGCTGCTGTCCGTGAATTCATTGTGGCAACCATTGGGTGA
- a CDS encoding Arm DNA-binding domain-containing protein, whose protein sequence is MKAKKGTLALEEPAKEIGSVKRRKDSKKLYVDFYYFGHRIIRSTELNDTPANEQIVRDFLRRSMEKIEAGTFKFAEAFPGATRKEKVFFTTLEGREYRPEPHNVKFGEYVKEWLKTTFPSFGSPTKRRDYKEAIQTRILPHFRNMTFHQINGQELFRFTESLKCSRGSNKGKPLSRARKINLLIPFRAIWNDACDHHRWVIKSPFDNLHKKLPKTVKKEHTVIRFNDWLLFLDNLEEHYRPIAELMILTGMIPSEMAGLRKEDITGDYINLNRSYVLGEEKQTMKTAFRKRQIFITRAIRSRLDVLQARTPYPYLVTTPRGTRLNSTDFAKVWKKAVTLSGIPEVTSYSARHSFAAWSLTIGINPLRLVSLMGHASKQMVFEVYGNYVEGLEEDAEQIFEYFGQDFIMPRKTKNPALFSHSTGHSFGVSAISN, encoded by the coding sequence ATGAAAGCCAAAAAAGGGACGCTGGCCCTGGAAGAACCGGCAAAAGAGATCGGCAGCGTCAAGCGGCGCAAGGATTCAAAAAAACTCTATGTGGACTTCTATTACTTCGGCCACCGGATCATTCGTTCAACCGAGTTGAACGATACCCCGGCCAATGAACAGATAGTCCGGGACTTCCTTAGACGGAGCATGGAGAAAATAGAAGCGGGAACGTTTAAGTTTGCCGAAGCGTTCCCAGGGGCTACCAGAAAAGAGAAGGTATTCTTTACCACCCTGGAAGGTCGGGAGTATCGACCGGAACCGCATAACGTCAAATTCGGGGAGTATGTCAAGGAGTGGCTGAAAACCACCTTTCCCTCCTTCGGATCACCGACCAAGCGGCGGGACTATAAAGAAGCCATCCAAACCAGGATACTGCCCCATTTCAGGAATATGACCTTTCACCAGATCAACGGCCAGGAGTTGTTCAGATTCACCGAGTCGTTGAAATGCTCACGGGGAAGTAACAAGGGCAAGCCCTTATCCCGTGCCAGAAAGATCAATCTCCTGATACCCTTCCGCGCCATCTGGAACGATGCCTGCGATCATCACCGTTGGGTTATCAAAAGTCCCTTTGACAACCTGCACAAGAAGCTGCCCAAGACTGTGAAGAAAGAGCACACCGTTATCAGGTTTAACGATTGGCTCCTGTTCCTTGACAACCTGGAAGAGCATTACCGCCCCATTGCGGAATTGATGATCCTGACCGGGATGATTCCTTCGGAGATGGCCGGACTGAGGAAAGAGGATATCACGGGCGATTATATCAACCTCAACAGGTCCTATGTCCTGGGTGAAGAGAAGCAGACAATGAAGACCGCCTTCCGTAAGCGGCAAATCTTCATCACCAGGGCCATAAGGAGCCGCCTGGACGTTCTCCAAGCTCGTACCCCCTACCCTTACCTGGTGACAACGCCACGGGGAACCAGACTGAACAGCACCGACTTTGCCAAGGTTTGGAAAAAGGCCGTCACGCTGTCAGGCATACCGGAAGTCACGTCCTACTCTGCGCGGCACTCCTTCGCCGCCTGGAGTCTCACAATCGGTATTAACCCGCTACGTCTGGTCAGTCTCATGGGTCATGCGTCAAAGCAGATGGTGTTCGAGGTCTACGGGAATTATGTGGAGGGACTAGAAGAGGATGCAGAACAAATCTTCGAATACTTCGGCCAGGATTTCATCATGCCTCGGAAAACGAAAAACCCGGCACTTTTTAGTCACAGTACCGGGCACAGTTTCGGAGTTTCAGCCATAAGCAACTGA
- a CDS encoding AlpA family transcriptional regulator, with amino-acid sequence MNGASLSPMPQELLTPEQFAQRLAMSRTTLFEWLKTGALEQGKHYFKVGRILRFIWDESLLLKIGMGGKVRKERKQVKPQRPKNKRQVHSPSERPVNLDY; translated from the coding sequence ATGAATGGGGCAAGCCTTTCACCAATGCCACAAGAACTCCTTACCCCGGAGCAATTCGCGCAACGTCTTGCCATGTCCCGCACCACTTTGTTCGAATGGCTGAAAACCGGTGCACTGGAACAAGGGAAACATTACTTCAAGGTAGGCCGGATTCTTCGATTTATTTGGGATGAGTCACTTCTTCTTAAGATCGGCATGGGCGGAAAGGTTCGGAAAGAACGGAAACAGGTGAAACCCCAAAGGCCGAAGAACAAAAGGCAGGTACACAGCCCTTCGGAACGCCCTGTCAATCTTGACTATTGA
- a CDS encoding replication initiation factor domain-containing protein has translation MKTYHDSDLVATGQSSLKKPGFPAGLAGSAGNPGGKPEPPTGGTNEAQPPLTNRGALITTPLLNQFLIDWVAFTVKIIDPQEILQIIGLKSELFSELDRGLYGYQKSLRFGNICVYFAGRPDMGCHVTMSGQGCRQYESQFPKIPWFALFATAITFKAKFTRLDIAHDNVDGALDLAKLKEAIINREIRSRFRKASETQNFDLSPDIEQSTDGHTLYFGKRSSRVFLRFYDKAAQLGLPFVWNRAELELKDKRAHEAAKYLSSGVPVGQLFIGILNQYLSVVCRDDSNTTRCSIQPWWSAWLQTVEKIKLTTAQEIKTVDEVMQYVKRQYAPSLAMIKTHLGATIFGYYIRELLKDGSERMGMKHEQILRVSSKGKADNYDEGQEKFEERAAIIEYDGGLDRTDAEELARRLLDQEDQP, from the coding sequence TTGAAAACGTACCATGATAGCGACTTAGTTGCAACAGGCCAATCCAGCCTTAAAAAGCCCGGCTTCCCGGCGGGGCTTGCCGGCTCTGCCGGTAACCCCGGCGGGAAGCCGGAACCGCCGACAGGCGGAACGAACGAGGCACAGCCCCCCTTAACTAATAGGGGGGCACTAATTACAACCCCCCTCTTGAATCAGTTCCTGATTGACTGGGTAGCATTCACCGTTAAAATCATTGATCCTCAAGAAATACTGCAAATCATCGGCTTGAAATCCGAGCTATTTTCAGAACTTGATCGCGGTCTCTACGGTTATCAAAAGTCCCTGCGCTTCGGCAATATCTGCGTTTATTTTGCGGGTCGGCCCGATATGGGCTGTCATGTCACCATGTCCGGCCAGGGCTGTCGCCAGTATGAATCCCAGTTCCCCAAAATCCCCTGGTTTGCCCTCTTCGCCACTGCAATCACCTTCAAGGCAAAGTTCACCCGTCTGGACATAGCCCATGACAACGTGGACGGGGCACTTGATCTTGCCAAGCTCAAAGAGGCAATTATCAACCGTGAAATCAGGTCACGATTCAGGAAAGCCAGTGAAACGCAAAATTTCGACCTCTCACCAGACATAGAACAATCCACGGATGGTCATACCCTATATTTCGGTAAACGAAGCTCTCGCGTCTTTCTCCGTTTCTACGACAAAGCAGCCCAGCTTGGACTTCCCTTTGTTTGGAACCGGGCTGAACTTGAACTGAAAGATAAACGCGCCCATGAAGCCGCCAAGTATCTTTCATCAGGCGTTCCCGTTGGTCAGTTGTTCATCGGTATCCTCAATCAGTATCTTTCCGTTGTCTGCCGTGATGACAGCAACACCACCCGGTGCAGCATTCAGCCCTGGTGGTCGGCCTGGCTACAAACGGTGGAAAAGATCAAACTTACCACTGCTCAAGAAATCAAAACAGTCGATGAAGTCATGCAATACGTCAAGCGGCAGTATGCACCATCTCTCGCCATGATCAAAACTCACCTGGGAGCTACGATATTTGGCTATTACATTCGGGAGCTGCTCAAAGACGGTTCAGAGCGCATGGGCATGAAACATGAGCAGATATTGCGCGTATCCTCCAAAGGTAAAGCCGACAACTATGATGAGGGTCAGGAAAAGTTCGAAGAACGGGCGGCAATTATCGAGTATGACGGCGGCCTGGACAGAACAGATGCGGAAGAGCTTGCACGTCGGTTGCTGGATCAGGAGGATCAGCCATGA
- a CDS encoding ribbon-helix-helix protein, CopG family: MAKTILKEEVQSQGPFMSLLHLISRKSFRVIETKEKGETAITVRVPPLTAERLDSYAKAARISRSFLIRMLIEGALDEMDDLVIKENEYLETQNDLLSATFEEMDKEKKEKENRAKAILEQWQGK, encoded by the coding sequence ATGGCAAAAACAATTCTCAAAGAGGAAGTACAGAGCCAGGGTCCATTCATGTCGCTGTTGCACTTAATATCACGCAAATCATTTAGAGTCATTGAAACAAAAGAAAAGGGAGAGACTGCCATAACCGTGCGTGTTCCTCCTTTAACCGCTGAACGTCTTGACTCCTATGCAAAAGCAGCCCGTATATCTCGCTCGTTCCTGATTCGAATGCTCATTGAGGGAGCCCTTGACGAAATGGACGACCTTGTAATCAAGGAAAATGAATACCTGGAAACACAGAATGATCTTCTGAGTGCTACCTTTGAGGAAATGGATAAAGAGAAGAAGGAGAAGGAAAATCGGGCAAAAGCGATACTTGAACAATGGCAGGGAAAATAA
- a CDS encoding ATP-binding protein — MNIYTEWGFTQPVFGTASLPPNEIGELLLVGRDTELTALTRRIFNPPKIVTIEGLNGVGKTSLVNVAAYKASKRYDGNAPLYVPCTQNFQLHPDKNASAFVDEVVMAVAQTLISNVKTLPKFKGSDKLKALDAWLNETHLRSYNAGIPVFSLGESAETNTSAGFERSGLKKMVFDCLQEIFPSMESGGVVCVIDNLELLESSKKARAMLEALRDEILTIQGLRWVLCGALGIVLGVASSPRLEGWLHTPIEVESFSDDLVKRVLSSRISAFSSGEGFYLPLLEGDFEDLYEILNRNLRSVLSKADDYCQWAADRPLPTTTSDKKRYFQEWLKEQSDRAYLAFKSKLRTRAIELFDIAVERGGVFAPSDYEEFGFNSVEAIRPHVKDLEEAGVLVSTQDDGDKRRKTIQVTPLGWLVHYSRSKDVATSN; from the coding sequence ATGAATATTTATACGGAGTGGGGGTTTACCCAGCCAGTTTTTGGGACAGCTTCTCTTCCCCCAAATGAAATTGGTGAGCTTCTTCTAGTTGGAAGAGACACAGAGTTAACGGCTCTGACACGTAGGATATTTAATCCACCTAAGATCGTTACGATTGAGGGGCTTAATGGCGTCGGAAAGACAAGCCTTGTAAACGTTGCCGCTTATAAGGCATCTAAAAGATATGATGGTAATGCGCCTTTATATGTCCCATGCACTCAGAACTTCCAGCTTCATCCTGATAAAAACGCATCTGCTTTTGTTGATGAAGTAGTTATGGCTGTAGCCCAGACCCTAATTTCTAATGTAAAAACTCTTCCTAAATTCAAAGGCTCGGATAAGCTTAAAGCCTTGGATGCTTGGTTAAACGAAACTCATCTTAGGAGCTATAATGCAGGGATTCCGGTTTTTTCGTTGGGTGAATCTGCTGAGACGAACACATCTGCTGGTTTTGAGAGAAGTGGGCTAAAAAAGATGGTCTTTGACTGTCTTCAGGAAATTTTCCCAAGCATGGAGAGCGGTGGCGTTGTCTGTGTTATAGATAATCTTGAACTTTTAGAATCGTCGAAAAAAGCCCGTGCTATGCTAGAGGCCTTGAGAGATGAAATACTAACCATTCAGGGCTTAAGGTGGGTCTTATGCGGAGCATTGGGGATCGTTCTCGGCGTAGCGTCATCCCCTCGTCTTGAAGGCTGGTTACACACTCCGATCGAAGTAGAAAGCTTTTCCGATGACCTTGTCAAAAGGGTGCTTTCTTCAAGAATATCAGCATTCTCGTCAGGTGAAGGATTTTACCTGCCTTTACTTGAAGGCGATTTTGAAGACCTTTATGAGATTCTTAATCGTAATCTCCGAAGTGTTCTCAGCAAGGCTGATGATTATTGCCAATGGGCTGCAGATCGCCCTTTACCAACTACAACCTCGGACAAAAAAAGATATTTCCAGGAATGGTTAAAAGAGCAATCTGATCGAGCATATTTGGCATTCAAGAGTAAACTTCGCACTCGTGCTATTGAACTTTTCGACATAGCTGTGGAACGCGGAGGAGTATTTGCGCCAAGCGATTATGAGGAGTTCGGGTTTAATAGCGTCGAAGCGATTCGTCCTCATGTCAAGGATCTTGAAGAAGCAGGTGTCTTGGTAAGTACTCAAGATGATGGCGACAAACGTCGAAAAACCATTCAGGTCACGCCGTTAGGCTGGCTTGTTCATTATTCTAGATCGAAGGACGTGGCAACTAGCAATTAA